From Candidatus Manganitrophaceae bacterium, one genomic window encodes:
- a CDS encoding DUF1722 domain-containing protein, with protein sequence MQEASVIDRTRKPIVVVSRCLEFAPCRYNGAMIADRFVKQLEPHVTFVPICPELEIGLGVPRDPVRVVSEHGMLRLLQPSTGRDLSDRMRHFSNRFLSSIDQVDGFILKNRSPSCGIKDVKHFPKHEAHAPSGKGAGFFAAAVLEQFPGLAIEDEGRLNNPKLRDHFLTKLFTLARFRAAREIGTAEALIRFHATHKLLLMAYYQKEMRLLGQIVANPEKEAPAALFNRYAPALQQALSRPPRASSHINTLMHAFGYFSETLSKKEKAFFLKRLDAYRAGHLPLSAPSSILRAWVVRFQTTYLQDQRYFEPYPESLNLTEEETLKPKKKRIVS encoded by the coding sequence ATGCAAGAAGCCTCCGTCATCGACCGCACCCGCAAACCGATCGTCGTCGTCAGCCGATGCCTTGAGTTTGCCCCTTGTCGATACAATGGCGCGATGATTGCCGATCGGTTCGTGAAGCAGCTGGAGCCGCATGTCACTTTCGTTCCGATCTGCCCGGAGCTGGAGATCGGCCTCGGCGTCCCCCGCGACCCGGTTCGGGTCGTCTCGGAGCACGGGATGCTTCGTCTGCTGCAGCCGTCCACCGGCCGAGATCTGTCCGATCGGATGCGCCATTTCTCCAATCGGTTTCTCTCCTCCATCGATCAGGTCGACGGGTTCATTTTAAAAAACCGCTCCCCCTCTTGCGGGATCAAAGATGTGAAGCACTTCCCCAAGCACGAGGCCCATGCGCCGAGCGGTAAGGGGGCCGGCTTCTTTGCAGCGGCGGTGCTCGAACAATTTCCCGGCCTCGCAATCGAAGATGAAGGGCGACTGAACAACCCCAAACTCAGAGACCACTTCCTGACGAAGCTCTTTACCCTCGCCCGGTTTCGCGCGGCGAGAGAGATTGGAACGGCGGAAGCGCTGATCCGCTTCCACGCAACCCACAAACTTCTGTTGATGGCTTATTATCAAAAAGAGATGCGCCTCCTCGGACAGATCGTCGCCAACCCGGAGAAGGAGGCTCCCGCCGCCCTCTTCAACAGATACGCCCCTGCTCTGCAACAGGCCCTCTCCCGTCCGCCCCGAGCCTCCTCCCACATCAATACGCTGATGCACGCATTCGGCTACTTCTCAGAGACCCTCTCCAAAAAAGAAAAAGCTTTCTTCCTGAAGCGACTCGACGCCTACCGCGCAGGACACCTCCCGCTGAGCGCCCCCTCCAGCATCCTCCGCGCCTGGGTGGTCCGCTTCCAAACCACCTACCTCCAAGACCAACGCTATTTCGAGCCCTATCCCGAATCGCTGAACCTCACCGAAGAGGAGACCCTCAAACCGAAGAAGAAGCGGATTGTCTCCTAA
- a CDS encoding glycosyltransferase family 39 protein, with amino-acid sequence MMAASPAPRFLSNRNAAVGLLLVTTFLFFFKLGSIYLFDVDEAVFSEATREMVETGDWITPHYNEVNRYDKPILFYWMMALSYRLFGINEFGARFASAAMGVALVWMTYRFVSAHRGARAGWVSGFILATSLEMIGLAHSAITDMTLTFFVSLALFGFFQGYAATDPGPKRWGYWGCFVGMALAMLTKGLIGIVFPGAIILLFILLTGRLPIVLKEARPVSGTLLFMAVALPWYLLEFSVNGLEFFQAFFIKHHLTRYTEVVSGHRGPFYYFILVILIGFFPWSAFFPAALFHAVPKNLKAFRAQSPDRQLPLFTLLWFAIIFIFFSASKTKLPNYIATLFPAMAVLVGLWWEEQQVSDRWLKRSAFFLAAIGFLLGTGLMVAPTFVMKAQAQLPPSPFLDVLPELTAPLKIVAAVLFLGMLTAAYFLRSFQKERAFATMVATIVLFTATLLALVVPPVAEVVQGPLHDYATQAGEQLRGNEKLVVYGLNKPSVVFYARHSIVPFIRHEPESFEALKKILAAPERSFIITKSKLVSELQKEPSFVLLDQRGAYAFGSNRPLSPPPT; translated from the coding sequence ATGATGGCGGCTTCCCCGGCTCCCCGATTCCTCTCCAACCGAAACGCGGCGGTCGGATTGCTTCTGGTCACCACTTTTCTCTTTTTCTTCAAGCTCGGCTCGATCTATCTCTTCGACGTCGACGAAGCGGTCTTCTCGGAAGCGACGCGGGAGATGGTCGAAACCGGCGACTGGATCACCCCGCATTACAACGAGGTCAACCGCTACGACAAGCCGATCCTCTTTTATTGGATGATGGCCCTCTCCTATCGGCTCTTCGGAATCAACGAATTCGGCGCCCGGTTCGCCTCGGCGGCGATGGGGGTGGCGCTGGTCTGGATGACCTACCGGTTCGTCTCTGCCCATCGCGGCGCGCGGGCCGGGTGGGTCTCCGGATTTATTTTGGCGACGTCGCTCGAGATGATCGGACTGGCCCACTCCGCCATCACCGACATGACCCTGACCTTCTTCGTCTCCCTCGCCCTCTTCGGCTTCTTCCAGGGGTATGCGGCGACCGATCCGGGCCCGAAGCGGTGGGGCTATTGGGGATGTTTTGTCGGGATGGCGCTCGCCATGTTGACCAAAGGATTGATCGGAATCGTTTTTCCGGGGGCGATTATCTTATTGTTCATCCTCCTCACCGGACGGCTGCCGATCGTTCTGAAGGAAGCGCGTCCCGTTTCGGGAACGTTGCTCTTCATGGCGGTGGCGCTTCCTTGGTATCTACTGGAATTTTCGGTGAACGGCCTCGAGTTTTTTCAGGCCTTCTTCATCAAGCACCATCTGACCCGCTATACGGAGGTTGTCTCGGGACACCGCGGCCCGTTCTACTATTTCATCCTCGTCATCCTGATCGGCTTTTTCCCCTGGAGCGCTTTTTTCCCGGCCGCCCTCTTTCACGCGGTTCCCAAAAATCTAAAAGCCTTTAGAGCGCAATCGCCTGACCGGCAGCTTCCCCTCTTTACCCTGCTTTGGTTTGCGATTATTTTTATCTTCTTCTCCGCCTCCAAAACGAAATTGCCGAACTACATCGCCACCCTCTTTCCGGCGATGGCCGTTTTGGTCGGGCTCTGGTGGGAAGAGCAGCAGGTGTCGGATCGGTGGCTGAAACGGAGCGCTTTTTTTTTGGCGGCGATCGGCTTTTTGTTGGGAACCGGATTGATGGTCGCGCCGACGTTCGTCATGAAAGCCCAGGCGCAGCTCCCCCCCTCTCCGTTTCTCGATGTCCTCCCCGAACTCACCGCGCCGCTTAAAATCGTCGCGGCGGTCCTTTTTCTCGGGATGCTCACCGCGGCCTATTTTTTAAGGTCCTTTCAGAAAGAGCGCGCTTTTGCTACAATGGTCGCGACGATCGTTTTGTTCACGGCGACGTTGTTGGCGCTGGTCGTTCCACCGGTGGCGGAGGTGGTCCAAGGACCGCTCCACGATTATGCGACGCAGGCGGGAGAGCAGCTTCGGGGCAACGAGAAGTTGGTCGTCTATGGGTTGAACAAGCCGAGCGTCGTCTTTTATGCGCGGCATTCGATCGTCCCCTTCATCCGCCATGAGCCGGAGAGTTTCGAGGCGCTGAAAAAGATTCTGGCGGCCCCGGAGCGGAGTTTCATCATCACCAAAAGCAAGCTGGTCTCCGAGCTTCAGAAGGAGCCGTCCTTCGTTCTCTTGGATCAGCGGGGCGCCTATGCCTTCGGCTCCAACCGGCCGCTCTCCCCGCCGCCGACCTAA
- a CDS encoding SDR family oxidoreductase, with protein MRLQGQVALITGGSRGIGYAVAEAYLREGARVAICGRDAGRLKEAAVRLAEIGEVLSVVCDVSEITSVKSMVGAVVSRFGRIDILINNAGISMTYGRVGDIDPRRWAYVISVNLVGTFNCCHAVIPQMLQQGKGKIFNLKGYGADFPSPRVTAYGATKAALVAFTRSLAREYKGTGITANIFSPGMVKTDLLMSGEATEEGRPYREKIGWFIDMMANPVAVPAALAVKMASPENDRVTGKTFQVMTKGKFLLRLLKYGLTRRWKGEKKAEDK; from the coding sequence GTGCGCCTTCAGGGTCAGGTCGCGTTGATCACCGGGGGAAGTCGCGGGATCGGCTATGCCGTCGCGGAAGCTTATCTTCGTGAAGGGGCGCGCGTCGCAATCTGCGGGCGGGATGCGGGGCGGCTCAAAGAAGCGGCGGTACGACTCGCCGAAATCGGGGAGGTGTTGTCGGTCGTCTGCGACGTCTCGGAGATCACCTCCGTCAAATCGATGGTCGGCGCGGTGGTGTCGCGGTTTGGACGGATCGACATCCTCATCAACAACGCCGGGATCAGCATGACCTACGGCCGCGTCGGCGACATCGATCCGCGCCGCTGGGCTTACGTGATCTCCGTCAATCTGGTCGGCACCTTCAACTGCTGTCACGCGGTGATCCCGCAGATGCTCCAACAGGGGAAAGGAAAGATCTTCAACCTCAAAGGCTACGGCGCCGACTTCCCCTCCCCGCGCGTCACCGCGTATGGCGCGACCAAGGCGGCGCTCGTCGCCTTCACCCGCTCGCTCGCCCGCGAGTACAAAGGGACGGGGATCACCGCCAACATCTTCTCTCCCGGGATGGTGAAGACCGATCTTTTGATGAGCGGCGAGGCGACCGAAGAAGGACGCCCTTATCGGGAAAAGATCGGCTGGTTCATCGATATGATGGCAAATCCGGTGGCGGTGCCGGCGGCGCTGGCAGTGAAGATGGCCTCGCCGGAAAACGACCGGGTCACCGGAAAAACGTTTCAGGTGATGACGAAGGGAAAATTCCTGCTCCGGCTGTTGAAGTATGGGCTGACGCGGCGGTGGAAGGGTGAGAAAAAGGCTGAAGATAAATAA
- a CDS encoding phosphatase PAP2 family protein, whose translation MSRPSLTLPKKGLITPRRFAINRSAFITPTWRFFILIFWPILAILFFLDSRIRDGIQQLKDPTGYQIMRCISYIGAGEILFVVSLLVLIVGLIKRQERTQEAGRYGMYATAFAGLLGQIIKHLLGRPRPRLAAVTTFPVGPTFASGYDSFPSGHATASFALALVLSHYYPRGKFFFYAVAALISFSRVYLGSHYASDVFGGAGIGLLSASLIFQWREAIHFKETQIRQSVRNQLRGGAR comes from the coding sequence TTGAGTCGTCCCTCGCTCACCCTCCCGAAAAAAGGGTTGATCACTCCCCGCCGCTTTGCTATTAATAGAAGCGCATTCATCACCCCGACATGGAGGTTCTTCATCCTGATCTTTTGGCCTATTCTCGCCATCCTCTTTTTTCTCGACAGCCGGATTCGTGACGGAATTCAACAGCTCAAAGATCCGACCGGATATCAAATAATGCGGTGTATCAGCTACATCGGGGCGGGGGAGATCCTCTTTGTCGTCAGCCTCCTCGTTCTGATCGTCGGCCTGATCAAACGGCAGGAGCGAACGCAGGAGGCCGGCCGATACGGCATGTACGCCACCGCGTTCGCCGGGCTGTTGGGCCAGATCATCAAACACCTCCTCGGCCGGCCCCGGCCCCGTTTGGCGGCGGTTACAACCTTTCCGGTCGGCCCGACCTTCGCCTCCGGATACGACTCGTTTCCCTCCGGCCATGCCACCGCCTCCTTCGCCCTCGCGCTCGTCTTGTCGCACTACTACCCGCGCGGGAAATTCTTTTTTTATGCGGTGGCGGCATTGATTTCGTTCTCCCGGGTCTACCTCGGCTCTCACTATGCCTCCGATGTTTTCGGCGGGGCCGGGATCGGGCTCCTCTCCGCCTCGCTGATCTTTCAATGGCGGGAGGCGATTCATTTTAAAGAGACACAAATCAGGCAGTCGGTGCGGAACCAGCTGCGCGGAGGGGCACGATGA
- a CDS encoding glycosyltransferase family 2 protein yields the protein MASMDQENLKEEAVPNLSVVVPLFNERESIRPLTEAIVKSLSKIGEPFEVIYVDDGSTDGSDAVLREICLHYPRVKAIRFRRNFGQTAAMSAGFDHAQGTIIIAMDGDLQNDPEDVPKLLKKMAEGYDIVNGWRRDRQDKKFTKVLPSKIANWLIGRTTGVKLHDYGCSLKAYRADVIKNVPLYGELHRFIPALASIYGAQITEIPVNHHSRKYGRSKYTLSKTSRVLIDLILVLFLKTFSHRPFQLFGMFGLLLFTAGFAIDGLLAVEKIVWGAQLANRPLLLFGTVLILAGLQIFSLGILAEIQIRTYYESQKKPIYSIKEIIQ from the coding sequence ATGGCTTCAATGGATCAGGAAAATCTAAAAGAAGAAGCGGTGCCGAACCTCTCGGTCGTCGTGCCCCTTTTCAACGAGCGGGAGAGCATCCGGCCGTTGACGGAGGCGATCGTCAAATCGCTCTCCAAAATCGGCGAGCCGTTTGAGGTGATTTACGTCGACGACGGGAGCACCGACGGCAGCGACGCCGTCCTCCGCGAGATCTGCCTCCACTACCCGAGGGTCAAGGCGATCCGCTTCCGCCGCAACTTCGGTCAGACGGCGGCGATGTCGGCCGGGTTCGATCACGCGCAGGGGACGATCATCATCGCGATGGACGGCGATCTGCAGAACGATCCGGAAGATGTCCCCAAGCTGCTCAAGAAGATGGCGGAAGGGTATGATATCGTCAACGGCTGGCGGCGGGACCGGCAGGATAAAAAGTTTACCAAGGTCCTCCCCTCCAAAATCGCCAACTGGCTGATCGGCCGGACCACCGGGGTGAAGCTGCACGACTACGGCTGCTCGCTCAAAGCCTATCGCGCCGATGTGATTAAGAACGTCCCCCTCTACGGCGAGCTCCACCGGTTCATCCCGGCGCTCGCCAGCATCTACGGGGCCCAGATCACCGAGATTCCAGTTAACCATCATTCGCGGAAGTACGGCCGGAGCAAATACACCCTCTCGAAGACCTCGCGCGTCTTGATCGACCTGATCCTCGTTCTCTTCCTCAAAACTTTCTCCCATCGCCCTTTTCAGCTCTTCGGGATGTTCGGGCTCCTCCTCTTCACCGCCGGCTTTGCGATCGACGGGCTGCTGGCGGTGGAGAAGATCGTCTGGGGAGCCCAGCTCGCAAACCGTCCCCTCCTCCTCTTCGGAACGGTCCTCATCTTGGCCGGTCTTCAGATCTTCAGCCTCGGGATTCTGGCGGAGATTCAAATCCGGACCTACTACGAGTCTCAGAAGAAGCCGATCTACAGCATCAAGGAGATCATTCAGTAA
- a CDS encoding alpha/beta hydrolase codes for MDRNRPGRAPNSRLRLAAGGLGLAVSLLAFFPAPTTLLWMVAIGVTEWGYLFAPLPLFLFLPGGRASLAGRIAALLGLLTTLLLISPLLRAFPVAASLPSRLTAAFGEAAPRFVVGAAPRPAPLNPLDLFRGIASPEVREVQRSYKTVAGQTLGIDLYLPRLSQAPAPVVLIVHGGGWRSGDRSELPQLNRYLAARGYLVASIDYRLAPRAPFPAAYDDVKGAIAYLKANAGELGVDPERLVLLGRSAGGELALLVAYTAEPGMVRGVVAFYAPADLQYSYAHPGNRWVIDSRGLLEGYLGGPPVRRPTAYDAASPIRFVGPPTPPTLLIHGGRDELVSPVQSERLAARLEEVGRPALLLSLPWATHACDAHFNGPCGQISAYAIERFLAAVTK; via the coding sequence ATGGATCGGAACCGACCCGGACGCGCGCCGAACAGCCGGCTTCGGCTCGCTGCCGGGGGGCTTGGGCTGGCGGTCTCTCTGCTGGCATTTTTCCCCGCCCCCACCACTCTGCTCTGGATGGTGGCGATCGGTGTCACCGAATGGGGATACCTCTTCGCGCCGCTGCCGCTCTTTCTGTTTCTGCCCGGCGGGCGCGCCTCCCTCGCCGGACGGATCGCCGCGCTCCTCGGCCTCCTGACCACCCTCTTGCTGATCAGCCCGCTGCTCCGCGCCTTTCCGGTGGCCGCTTCGCTTCCGTCGCGCCTCACCGCGGCCTTCGGAGAAGCGGCGCCTCGTTTTGTCGTCGGGGCGGCGCCGCGGCCGGCCCCACTGAATCCGCTCGACCTCTTTCGGGGGATCGCTTCACCCGAGGTCCGGGAGGTGCAACGAAGCTATAAGACGGTTGCCGGCCAGACGCTCGGAATCGATCTCTACCTCCCGCGCCTCTCACAAGCGCCGGCCCCGGTCGTTCTGATCGTTCATGGAGGTGGCTGGCGGAGCGGCGACCGGAGCGAGCTTCCCCAACTCAACCGCTACCTTGCTGCACGGGGATATCTGGTCGCTTCGATCGATTATCGCCTCGCCCCCCGCGCCCCTTTTCCCGCCGCATACGATGACGTGAAGGGGGCGATTGCTTATCTCAAAGCGAACGCCGGCGAGCTCGGAGTCGATCCGGAGCGGCTCGTCCTCCTCGGCCGGTCGGCCGGCGGGGAGTTGGCGCTCCTCGTCGCCTACACCGCCGAGCCGGGGATGGTCCGCGGGGTGGTCGCGTTTTATGCACCGGCCGATCTTCAGTACAGCTATGCGCATCCGGGGAACCGATGGGTGATCGACTCGCGCGGGCTCCTGGAAGGGTATCTCGGCGGCCCGCCGGTCCGCCGGCCGACCGCGTATGACGCCGCTTCACCGATCCGCTTCGTCGGCCCGCCGACCCCGCCGACCCTGTTGATCCACGGCGGGCGCGATGAGCTCGTCTCCCCGGTTCAGAGCGAGCGGTTGGCGGCCCGCCTCGAAGAAGTGGGGCGTCCCGCGCTTCTCCTCTCGCTCCCCTGGGCGACCCATGCGTGTGATGCGCACTTCAACGGCCCGTGCGGGCAGATCAGCGCCTATGCGATCGAGCGTTTCTTGGCGGCGGTGACGAAGTAA
- the purT gene encoding formate-dependent phosphoribosylglycinamide formyltransferase, producing MPMLGTPLSKNAFRLMLLGAGELGKEVAIEAQRLGVEVIAVDRYSNAPAMQVAHRNYVIDMLDPRALDNVIYREWPDLIVPEIEAIATDYLAEVEKNFTVIPTARATRLTMNREGIRRLAAEELKLPTSRFYFIDRPEQLKEAAATLGYPCVMKPIMSSSGKGQSVVRSEKDLPAAWEYAMTAGRAKGARIILEAFIDFDYEITLLTVRAVNGTVFCPPIGHIQIDGDYRQSWQPHPMSEAALNKAKTIARTVTENLGGRGIFGVELFVKGEEVYFSEVSPRPHDTGLVTLISQDLSEFALHVRAILGFPVHPPVIQTPGASAVLLAEKEAIAPSYEIGPALLEPGIQIRLFGKPDCRKNRRLGVVLAPGKDPFEARDLAMKAAGLVKISY from the coding sequence ATCCCGATGCTCGGCACCCCCCTTTCTAAAAACGCGTTCCGCCTGATGCTCCTCGGCGCAGGAGAGTTGGGAAAAGAGGTGGCGATTGAAGCGCAGCGGCTCGGCGTGGAGGTCATCGCGGTCGATCGCTATTCGAATGCCCCCGCGATGCAGGTGGCGCATCGGAATTATGTCATCGACATGCTCGACCCGCGGGCGCTCGACAACGTGATCTACCGGGAGTGGCCCGACCTGATCGTCCCCGAGATTGAGGCGATCGCCACCGATTATCTGGCCGAGGTGGAGAAAAACTTCACCGTCATCCCGACCGCCCGCGCCACCCGGCTGACGATGAATCGGGAGGGGATCCGCCGGCTGGCGGCGGAGGAGCTCAAGCTCCCGACGAGCCGATTCTACTTTATCGACCGGCCGGAGCAATTGAAAGAAGCGGCGGCGACGCTCGGCTATCCCTGTGTCATGAAGCCGATCATGTCTTCCTCCGGAAAAGGACAGTCGGTCGTCCGCTCCGAGAAGGATCTCCCGGCGGCATGGGAATATGCGATGACCGCCGGCCGGGCGAAAGGGGCCCGGATCATCCTCGAAGCGTTTATCGATTTTGATTATGAGATCACCTTGCTGACCGTCCGCGCCGTGAATGGAACGGTCTTCTGCCCGCCGATCGGACACATTCAGATCGACGGCGATTACCGCCAGTCGTGGCAGCCCCACCCGATGTCGGAGGCCGCCCTGAACAAAGCCAAAACGATCGCCCGAACGGTAACGGAAAACCTCGGTGGCCGGGGGATCTTCGGCGTCGAGCTCTTCGTCAAAGGGGAGGAGGTCTATTTCTCCGAGGTCTCCCCCCGGCCCCACGACACCGGGCTCGTCACCTTGATCAGCCAAGATCTCTCCGAGTTCGCCCTGCATGTCCGGGCGATCCTCGGCTTTCCGGTCCATCCCCCGGTAATCCAGACCCCCGGCGCCTCCGCCGTCCTCCTCGCGGAAAAAGAAGCGATCGCCCCCTCGTACGAGATCGGCCCCGCCCTGCTGGAGCCGGGGATTCAGATCCGGCTCTTCGGAAAACCCGACTGCCGAAAAAACCGGCGGCTCGGGGTCGTCCTCGCCCCCGGCAAAGACCCCTTCGAGGCGCGCGATCTGGCAATGAAGGCGGCCGGCCTCGTCAAAATCAGCTATTGA
- a CDS encoding methyltransferase domain-containing protein, with product MKDDKTNPKWNPTLYDDKHSFVWKFGAELIDLLAPQPEERILDIGCGTGHLTARIAALGAEMVGIDASAEMIAQARKSYPALRLEVQDAREFRFSEPFDAVFSNAALHWIKAPERVIACIARALKPGGRFVAELGGKGNIERIVGAMREAFKAAGSPLKEEMIPWYFPSIGEYATLLEKNGLEVTDASLFERPTPLEGGEAGLRDWIDTFAGSLLQQVPPDRRAAVIQTMEDVLRPILFQLGIWQADYKRLRLKAIKKEASG from the coding sequence ATGAAGGACGATAAAACCAACCCGAAATGGAATCCGACCCTGTACGACGACAAGCACTCTTTCGTCTGGAAGTTCGGGGCCGAACTGATCGATCTCCTCGCCCCGCAGCCGGAAGAGCGAATCCTCGACATCGGCTGCGGGACGGGACACCTGACCGCCCGGATCGCTGCGCTCGGCGCGGAGATGGTCGGGATCGATGCCTCTGCCGAGATGATTGCCCAGGCGCGGAAAAGCTATCCTGCTCTCCGGCTTGAAGTCCAGGATGCGAGAGAGTTCCGATTCAGCGAACCGTTCGACGCCGTCTTCTCCAACGCCGCCCTTCACTGGATCAAAGCGCCGGAGCGGGTGATCGCCTGCATTGCACGCGCGCTCAAACCGGGCGGGCGGTTTGTGGCGGAGTTGGGTGGCAAGGGGAATATTGAGCGGATCGTCGGTGCAATGAGAGAAGCATTCAAAGCGGCCGGTTCTCCGCTGAAAGAAGAAATGATTCCATGGTACTTCCCGAGCATCGGCGAATACGCCACCTTGCTCGAAAAAAATGGTCTGGAGGTCACCGATGCCTCTCTCTTTGAGCGTCCGACCCCGCTCGAGGGGGGAGAAGCCGGCCTGCGCGACTGGATCGATACTTTCGCTGGAAGTCTCCTCCAGCAGGTTCCCCCCGACCGACGTGCCGCCGTCATCCAAACGATGGAAGACGTCCTTCGCCCCATACTATTCCAACTCGGTATCTGGCAGGCCGACTACAAGCGGCTTCGTTTGAAGGCGATCAAGAAGGAAGCATCCGGATGA